CTGCTTGTTCCGGCTTCCGTATGTATGCCCCGGCAAGTTCGGCTCCTTCCATCGCCTGTATTGCCTGCGCATGAAGTGCAGCAATCATTCCACCGCCGATAATCCCTATTGATTTCATGACTTTTCCTTTTTGAAAAAACTAACGATGCCCAATACCATCAAGGCAGGTAAGCCGATCATTCCTACCCAACCCAGGTTACTTTCCAATGGATTTACACTATTGACTTTTGCCCAGATGGCCCAAAACGATGCAAATGTGGCGATAACAAAGGCCAGAATCATGGCGATATTGGGCAGCAGCCTTTTCGCCGGGAGTTCATCGTCAAGCGCCTTTTTGGAATTCATCAATAATAAGAATACCAGGTAGGCAATGGGCAACAGGGTCGTGGCAATCACTGACGCGGGCACGGCCAATGAAGTTTTAATCGCTCCGGACCAGAGAATAGGAGAAAGAAACCCGGTAAAGGCCGGGATAAACGCACCAATGATGAAAAACTGCGCGTTTTTCGGTTGCCCTAAGGCTTCAGCAATTGCATAACCATTGATCATCATGTGCACCAGCATGGTACTGATGGCCATGGCAAGTACACCCACACCAAATATCAATTTGGACCAGTCGCCTAGGATAGGCCTTAGGGATATCGAAAGATCAGTGACCGTCCGTTTGGCCAACATGGTGCTCAAGTCATTGTCTGCTTGCGGAAGGTTATTCCTTAATTGTTCTTTCGCTGAATCACTCAGCGATGAAAATTGAGGATATTCCGCTGACAGCCGTTGGTCTATCACCTGGTGGAAAGCCTGTTCATTGACGAGGCTGTCTCGCTGAGCATGGAACTGCGAGGCAGTGACAATGATTAAGAAGGACGCTCCTAATATGAATGGGATGAATAAGCCAAAAAACAGATCGAATCGGGCCAATTCCCGATCTGCCTTTCCCCAGCCTCTTTTTTGCAAGGTATAAGGTAAAAGGAAGGTCATATTGATCCCTACGGCCGTACCAAAAGCCCCGATAATGATATCGCGTTGGCTACCGGAAATGTAGTTTTCCCAAAATGTTTGATAAGCTCCTGTGTGTGAGATATAGGCATTGTAAGCTCCTGTGGGATGAAAAAGTGCAGTAAAATCAGGGATCAGACCACTTAGCAAAGCTGAAAACTGGATATCACCATTGAAAGCCAAGGATAAGGTCGCTGCGAAAAAACATAGCACAATGATGGCTACCAGTACTTTAATGACCTTATCCAACAATTGAGAGATCTTGCTTTCTCTGGAAAACAGCCACATCATGACCATTCCAAAAAGAAAAAGCAGAAAGGTAATGACGTAAGTTTCGTCTTTCAATAGTCCAAGGCTTCCCTGTAAGGCATCGGTGCCCAGCGCAAATTGCGCGGAACAAAACACGACATTGGCCACCACACTTGCGATCAACCAACCCCAGGCCAGGAATTTAGATACGTGCCGTTCAATCAGCTTGAACGGGCGGTCTTCTTGATTGGATTTACTTAACGTCACGTGGCTGATGGCCACCAGCATGACATAGCCAAACAACATGGCAAGGGGCTGCAACCAAAGGAACTGATATCCTCCGATAACTCCCAGGTACAAAGCACTAACTAGTGTCCCTCCTCCGAGGGTGACTGCTGCCTGAATCCAACCTGGGCCACTTTGACTTGCGTAATAACGGAATTTGGAAAATGTAATCATTTTTGGAAATGCCTGAGCGGTCTTGACACATAATGACACGAACAAGCATCCCTAAATATAAGTGTTCAGCTTGGTATGAGGCTTTGGAGTTCGAACCAATTGCTTCTAATTACGTAAAAGCAACTATTGAGAATATTGCATTTCTCACCATTAATCCCGTCTTTTGGGCTCTAACACGTTCAGAAAACATGATCAGATAAATCACGAATCGACTCGGCACCTATAAGACACTCCGTCTTCACTCATGGATATGGGCACCCGATTCGTGAAATCATTCCTTCTTGAGGCTGATCATATAATTCCCTTTTTCGATATAGCAATTATCCTTTTTGCGGTCTGGCGTATTAATGATTCGGCATAGAAGCGATCGTCCATTTCCGGGAATCATTTTATTCATTTTTAATTCTGAAGCTATGCCGAAAATCGTTTATTACGTAGCCACCTCACTCGACGGCTACATTGCCGGTCCCAACGAGGACATCAGCCTGTTCGTTTATCAGGGAAATGGTGTTGAACAATACCAAAAAGACTTACTGGACTTCTCCACCGTTATCATGGGTCGAAGGACGTACGAATTTGGTTATCAATACGGGTTGAAACCCGGACAACCTGCTTATCCACACATGGAACATCATATTTTCTCTGATTCTTTGGAGTTCACAGAGGAAGTACACCCGCAAGTGCATCTGCAAACGAAATCTCTTGATAGAGTCCAAGAGGTCAGAGACCAGTCGCCGACAGATGTTTACTTATGTGGTGGTGGCGTGTTTGCCGGATGGTTATTGGAAAATGACCTGATTGATCAACTCAAGGTCAAATTGAATCCGATCATTTTAGGAGGCGGAACCCGATTATTTGGAAACGCTAAAACCAAAATGAAATGGGAATTGGTTGATCATTCCAGCTTTGAGGAAGGATTGCAGATCTTGACTTATGAAAAAAGTCAATAAACAAAAAGAGGGTGTCTTTACCGACACCCTCCTGGTTTATAGCTTATACGCTATTGATTATTGCTTCATAAATCTGGAAACGTAGTTATTGTCTCCATCTGTGATTCTGAGCAAATAAGTTCCTGGCTCTAGTCTGCTGATGTCAAGCTTGCTTTGCGTTCTCTCAATGAGGCCTTGCATTACTTTTTGACCAGTGATTGAAATCACCGTGTACGCCGACTCTCCATCCAGCTGCGTGCTGATGTTCAGCTCAGTGCTTGCTGGCACAGGATAGACAATCAATGCGGTTGCATCTACATCATCGGTACCCAACGACTCTTCACCGGTAGTGGTGAACAGGTTAGCATTGGAATTCGGACAAGTTCCTTCGTGGATAACAATATTTCTGAAATAGGAATTGTTGCCACTTCCTGCATCATTGTCATTAACAAACACCAGTCTGTCAGACAACCCTGTGTAGAACGTACCTACAGGAATGCTGTAATTTGTCCAGCTTGAACCAGAGTAATTGTCATAATCTGTGATTCCCCAGTTTTGAGTACCGTGTACTTTGAACGTAAGAGAAGAATTGGCATTGGCATCAGAACCGAAAGCAACCCCGTGGATCTCACCCTGGCTTGTACTTCTGAACTCAAAGTCAATGACTGTACTGGATGTGATATCGTAGCTCATAAGTAGAGACCTCCAGGTATTGTCCTCCAACAATACGGTGTTATTATCAGGGAAAGAGTAAACTCCATCATCTGAACCTGTGTGAGTCACCAGCGAAGCGCCAGCAAAAGAAATTGGATCACAGGCTCCACCTGAACCACCACCACCTGTCGTTACAGATAGGTCATCAATGGCAATGTCACTGGACCAGCCGTTTCCGGTTGTTCCTACAAATCTTAATTTCACTGTACCACCGACGTAGGTATTCAGTGATACATCAATGGCATTCCACTGATTACCCTGATTTCCAGAGTTACTCCAAATGCTGGACCATGTTGTTCCATCGGTGCTGGCTTCTACCGCCAATGAACCTACGTTGTTTCCATACATGTGATTTGCAAAAGAGAAGGTAGCTGCGGTTTCTCCTGAAAGATCAAAACAGGGACTTTCCAGAATTGCAGTGGCATTATTTCCGATTTGTCCGGCGCTACCGTTAGTAGACGCTTCCAGGAATAAATACCATGAACCTTCAGTAGCGGAGCCAGGGCCTGTGTTGTTGGACGGTGTTCCATTGGCATCTCGGTACCAGTCACCATCATCGCCGGACGCCTGGGTCCAACCGTCGCCGGACTCAAACCCTTCTGAATAGGGGAACGAGCTTACCGTACTGCTACATGAGATAGGCTGAGAACCAGTAGTCGTTACGGAAAGGTTAGCAGCATCGCCACTTCCTCCTCCAGAACAATTGGCTACTACACTTGTGCTATAAGTAGTACCGGCAGTTAATCCAGTAACAGAAGTGGAAGTACCAGAAACTGTCGTTGAGTTACCACCTACGGTCACCGTATAGTTAGCTGCACCGGAAACACTGTTCCAGGAAAGGTTGAACGAATTGTCCTGAACGTTAGAGGCAGAAAGGTTTCCAGGAGCGGCCAGCGTACATGAAGGACCGGCAGAAATACCTGTTACCACCAAACTGAAAGCCTGGCTACCGCTTGAAAGATTGCCTTTATGAGTCACCGTGATGGTATAGCTACCAGAAGCATTGGCGATATCCACACGCTCATATGGATCCACGATGTTATCCTGTTGTGCATTGGAATTCACACCTGTTAGGGCATATGGGAAATACGTAGATCCCCCTTGCGTAACGCGAATGTCCAGGTCATTGACCAAAACAGGAGTAGAAAGGTTGATCGTCCCAGTATTGATGGTTCCGGCAGGGTCAGTCCAGCAAATAGAAGCCAAAAGTGGTCCGCCAGTGGCATTTACCGTAATAGAATAGCTTCCTCCCTGACTCAAGGTCAATTCATCAATGATGGCATCAGTACCATTTTCGTTGATGGTTTCTGCCGCTGCTTTGGCATTTAAAAGTCCCCAGCCATAGATCGCATCAGGACCAGTAATTCCGCCATCATCAGCCGTGTGTAGCGCCAACGCTTTCAACGTAGAAGATCGCATGAACGCACCATTCAAGTTGTTGTAATGCTGCTGAAGCAAAAGCAATGAACCCGTCACGTTAGGGGCAGACATGGAAGTACCATTGTAAGAAGAATAGGCACTATTGCTGCTGGCTACCGCAGAATAAACACCCGCTCCATTTCCTGTGATATCAGGCTTGATTCGGTAATCATCCGTAGGGCCTTCACTACTGAAGTTGGTAATAGACACACCATTGATGGTACCATCAGGATTGACACTAACATCATTGGCTGCCGCAACTACCAGGTTATTCTTGGAAGTCTTATAGGCATTCAACTTGTCAAAAGACGAATTTCCTTCCAGCGGACTGGAGTTTGCCGTATTGTCATCTCCATCGTTACCAGCAGAAGAAACCATCAAATAGAATGGGGCATTGTACATGATCTCATCCACATCTCTGGACTCTGCGATGTAGGCACCACCATAGTAAGCAGGTAGCTGCACCTGACCAAACTGGTTTCTCCATCCGAAGCCATAAGAATGATTAGAAAGCAACATGCCATTGGCCGCAGCGGTAGTCATTTCCGCCAGGTCACTGTTCCAATCGCTATTGCTTGATTGAGCATAGGTGGCCATCCCTTTTGCAGCGGCCTGAAAACCTGAGGCAATGATGGTTCCTGTTACGTGCGTGGCATGACTACTTTGTGAAGTAGCCCCATCAATTTGACTTGCCCGGTTGTTACCACCGGCACCATCAAACTCCTGGTGTGTTGCTCTTACAGCACCACCATCCCACACGTAGGCAGTCATTCCCTGGCCGTCAAGGTTTAAGCCAAGGCCTCCACCACTGTTGAGAAAGTTCGTTCTTGTTGAAACCGCCGCATCCACATTGTCGGTCACATAGTAGAACAATTTTCCATTTGGACCGATCTTCATCAATTCGGCTTCTCCACTCCCGTCGGGCAAGGTATAACGCAGCGGCAAATTATTTTGCAAAGCAAAATTTGTCGCGATTTGCTTCTCAAGCTCCATGGTCTGAGTAAGGCGATTTTGAATAGCTTTTAGATTAGGTCCGTTGGACTGATTGATAATCGCTTGACGTTGTTGTGCTGTTTGTGCAAGAACACTAAACGAAGCAAAAAATGTAAGCAGAAAAAGTAGCTTAACTCTCGTAAGTTTAAGATTCATAAAAAATTTAAGGTTGATTTAAATAGTCAATATAATGGATAAAGAGGGGAAGAAATAACTTTTGAAAAGCCGTTTCACGCCCCTGTAAGCGACGTAAAAATTCAGCATATACACCCTTAGTTGTTTTGTTTAATTAGGTATTTAGTTGTTGATACAGAATTTTTAATACACTCATTGTTAATTGACAGAATATAAATTTTTTGCAATTATGTGGCATAAATGGCTAGATCTCCGTGCAATTCTCTAATATCGGTTGTTTTCGTTGCGCTGGTTGCCAATTAAATAGAGTTGTCTGGAAGAAGAACCCCTGACCCTGGTAGGCTTTTCAGGGGGCATTGTAACTAGGTTAGGATTTTTATCAAATGTTAGTAGATAGTACAGTCTAAAGCAGCTTTCATCTTCATTTCTCCATAAGTACAAGTGCATGAATTTGTTGAGCGGTAATCATGTTTATGAAAATTAAACGTTTGTTAGTTATCGCATACGAAAAGTTTCTAATTTTCAAGGGTTTTAGGACAATGGAACAAAAACAAAAG
This genomic stretch from Cytophagales bacterium harbors:
- a CDS encoding divalent metal cation transporter: MITFSKFRYYASQSGPGWIQAAVTLGGGTLVSALYLGVIGGYQFLWLQPLAMLFGYVMLVAISHVTLSKSNQEDRPFKLIERHVSKFLAWGWLIASVVANVVFCSAQFALGTDALQGSLGLLKDETYVITFLLFLFGMVMMWLFSRESKISQLLDKVIKVLVAIIVLCFFAATLSLAFNGDIQFSALLSGLIPDFTALFHPTGAYNAYISHTGAYQTFWENYISGSQRDIIIGAFGTAVGINMTFLLPYTLQKRGWGKADRELARFDLFFGLFIPFILGASFLIIVTASQFHAQRDSLVNEQAFHQVIDQRLSAEYPQFSSLSDSAKEQLRNNLPQADNDLSTMLAKRTVTDLSISLRPILGDWSKLIFGVGVLAMAISTMLVHMMINGYAIAEALGQPKNAQFFIIGAFIPAFTGFLSPILWSGAIKTSLAVPASVIATTLLPIAYLVFLLLMNSKKALDDELPAKRLLPNIAMILAFVIATFASFWAIWAKVNSVNPLESNLGWVGMIGLPALMVLGIVSFFKKEKS
- a CDS encoding dihydrofolate reductase family protein, with the protein product MPKIVYYVATSLDGYIAGPNEDISLFVYQGNGVEQYQKDLLDFSTVIMGRRTYEFGYQYGLKPGQPAYPHMEHHIFSDSLEFTEEVHPQVHLQTKSLDRVQEVRDQSPTDVYLCGGGVFAGWLLENDLIDQLKVKLNPIILGGGTRLFGNAKTKMKWELVDHSSFEEGLQILTYEKSQ
- a CDS encoding S8 family serine peptidase; this encodes MNLKLTRVKLLFLLTFFASFSVLAQTAQQRQAIINQSNGPNLKAIQNRLTQTMELEKQIATNFALQNNLPLRYTLPDGSGEAELMKIGPNGKLFYYVTDNVDAAVSTRTNFLNSGGGLGLNLDGQGMTAYVWDGGAVRATHQEFDGAGGNNRASQIDGATSQSSHATHVTGTIIASGFQAAAKGMATYAQSSNSDWNSDLAEMTTAAANGMLLSNHSYGFGWRNQFGQVQLPAYYGGAYIAESRDVDEIMYNAPFYLMVSSAGNDGDDNTANSSPLEGNSSFDKLNAYKTSKNNLVVAAANDVSVNPDGTINGVSITNFSSEGPTDDYRIKPDITGNGAGVYSAVASSNSAYSSYNGTSMSAPNVTGSLLLLQQHYNNLNGAFMRSSTLKALALHTADDGGITGPDAIYGWGLLNAKAAAETINENGTDAIIDELTLSQGGSYSITVNATGGPLLASICWTDPAGTINTGTINLSTPVLVNDLDIRVTQGGSTYFPYALTGVNSNAQQDNIVDPYERVDIANASGSYTITVTHKGNLSSGSQAFSLVVTGISAGPSCTLAAPGNLSASNVQDNSFNLSWNSVSGAANYTVTVGGNSTTVSGTSTSVTGLTAGTTYSTSVVANCSGGGSGDAANLSVTTTGSQPISCSSTVSSFPYSEGFESGDGWTQASGDDGDWYRDANGTPSNNTGPGSATEGSWYLFLEASTNGSAGQIGNNATAILESPCFDLSGETAATFSFANHMYGNNVGSLAVEASTDGTTWSSIWSNSGNQGNQWNAIDVSLNTYVGGTVKLRFVGTTGNGWSSDIAIDDLSVTTGGGGSGGACDPISFAGASLVTHTGSDDGVYSFPDNNTVLLEDNTWRSLLMSYDITSSTVIDFEFRSTSQGEIHGVAFGSDANANSSLTFKVHGTQNWGITDYDNYSGSSWTNYSIPVGTFYTGLSDRLVFVNDNDAGSGNNSYFRNIVIHEGTCPNSNANLFTTTGEESLGTDDVDATALIVYPVPASTELNISTQLDGESAYTVISITGQKVMQGLIERTQSKLDISRLEPGTYLLRITDGDNNYVSRFMKQ